The following nucleotide sequence is from Aspergillus nidulans FGSC A4 chromosome I.
TCATGAATATGTTAGGGTAGTTTACCAGAGCGCTGAGGATAGATACGACCACAACCTCAATTATTGGATGGGAGAAACTCCGCGTTTTTCGCCATTTAGCAATTCGCATGTTCAATCGGATGAGGAACGCTCCATAGAGACCGCCCACGATACCGAGAATAACAAATGGTATCATTTCGAAACGATGCCAACCCCTGGTGTACTTCACTTCGTAGAGAGCAATGTTGCCTGTGCGAAATGGATCTAGCGCTTGTAGGGTAACTGTGGCTACCATTGCGCAGACAAAACTTTGCCACATTGCTTTGTCAGGAAAGTAGTATGATAATTGCTAGAACTCTGAGTCAGCTAGACATCAACAAGCACATCTAAATGTTCACACCTCTAAACTGAACAGGACACCGCCAATTGGTGCGCCAAAGGCAACGGATATGCCTGCGGCAGCTGCCGCAGAGAGTACCTCTCGTTTTCTCGCTATAAATGTTAGCTCTCTTTCAGTCTCCTCGGCGTGTACGGGTGAAAACCTTCGTTGCTGTTTAGGCTATCAAAAGTCTTCATTATGACGCTGGCGCAACAACATGCGACGTGGACAAGTGGACCTTCTTTACCTAGCCACATGCCGGATGCCACGGACAGGCACTTGTTTTTATTGGTTAGCTTCAATCGGCCTCATTCATTGGAGACAACCTACCAAACCTAATGATTTAATCGCAAGGGTCCAGGGCCCCATGAAATGCCTGATAATGAAGCCGCCTAGGACTGTCTTGATTTCAGGTATTCCGCTATGCCTCGCATATATTGCATAATTCCTGACCAATGTGCATGCACAAAGGGCAAAAAACACCTAGCCGCTGCATTAGATATGTATAAAAAAGGGGGATCCTCAAGGGGGTACCTACAGAATAAAGTGTATAAAAGATATATTCTATTGTATAAGATCCAGCGGATGATCTAGCCCCCACAGCCTTTCCCCAGGGAGTCCAATCCATACATTTCGAAGGGTCTGTAGTCCGAGCATGTCAGTATTGCACCCATAATTCGAAAAGGTTGTGGTAGCTCACCCTCTTCGTGTccccagcagcaaaagcTACGGTTCAAATAAAATTTCCCTCCCCCTGGGCCATTTTTGCAATATCCAGCTTTGATGTCCCCCAGCCAGTCGCTGACGATATCAATGGATGCAGCAATGATACCAACTGATATTCCCGTAGCGATGAGAACGAACCAAACGTTACTGGCATCAAAAACTTTGCGAGCGTACCCAAGCATTCCTTTCCCGCTAGCCGAGAGTAGTCGCTTCCTTTGACGCTCTTTCGTGTATTCAAATATCCAATCAATAGCAGTGAAATCATCGTAACCGACCCGTCGCCCTGGACCTTCAACATACCAATCTAACAAGCCTCCCTCCTTCTGGATGTTATAGTTCCCATTACGTTGCGAGCTTTCACCCGCTGGCTGCGGATCAATGTCTGTTGTCAGTCCGTTCCTGGatgctgtacggctgggACCCGAATGTCCGTCGGAGTCGGTCGTAAAGATATTGGAGAGATTCGATAAACTGAATCCAGATCGGTGCTTATGTTTGCGCTTAAACGAGATCCTAGTCATATTCAGGCGTCAGCTTGAGTCATGTTGCACAAAGACCTACTTACGGCTCACGCAGACCATCACTTAAAGGTTCGCGTGTATACTGCGAAAGGCTGTTGTCGCGAAGCCGCGGGAGCCGCGGATTGTTCGTACTTGGTTCGCTTGAAGGCTGCTGGACCTCGAAATCCGGCCCCGAATCCATTATCAATAAGGCAGATCATATGGATAATATACAAGGACATACGCGTTATTGACCATGGTGGTCGTCCTTGAAAGACCCGGAGATACAATTGATGATCGGAGCTGCTGCGGGCCTCCGTGCTTAAGTAAAGGCGGTGAGTGCCTGCGTGTGTGGGGACCTGCCACTAATTATCGGCAGAAAAAAGATGGCGGAAAAAAGTACGGTGGTACACAATTTCTCCTCCCTCACACACCAGAAGAGTTCCTCGGATGGTTGGACTCAGGATGGGTGCCAGTCCTGCCTACGAAGGGACTCCGAACGAGTCCCAActtcttgagcagctgcCGGATGGGATTGCGGCCCTCATCCGCACGGCTTCCGGGACTCAGTACCTGAACGCGCTTGCAGTCGGCGCATTAAAATCAGGGTTTACAGAGAAGTTTTTCTACATCTATGAGCCAATCTTCGTTGATTTGGCTGCGCGCTGGACCCTTCCAGAGTCTGGCGTCGATCAAAACGAAGTTATATCCGCGTTTGCACGAATATTACCGCTCGCTCCGCATTTACGATCCTTCGCAAGCCAATATGCCATATCCCGAGCTGGCCCTCTGTCGGCGTTGGCTGCGCCTAATGCTTCGACTAATCTGGATATAGACGACTTCACCATTAGCACATTACTACTCGCCATTTTTCGTCTCCTTTCTTTCGATGTAGAGGCCTTTTCACCTGCCATCTCTCCATCGCAACTACAGACATTTTTCCGACATGAGGACAAAGTGATCCGATATCTTGCCGTCCGATGCTTTTGTCTCTATATGCGTGCGGCTGATGCGTCGACGGAAAGGATTCTATGGTCACATTGTGGCGACGATATAGTGGAGGGTTATTGGGAAGGC
It contains:
- a CDS encoding chloride channel protein (transcript_id=CADANIAT00006678); the protein is MDSGPDFEVQQPSSEPSTNNPRLPRLRDNSLSQYTREPLSDGLREPISFKRKHKHRSGFSLSNLSNIFTTDSDGHSGPSRTASRNGLTTDIDPQPAGESSQRNGNYNIQKEGGLLDWYVEGPGRRVGYDDFTAIDWIFEYTKERQRKRLLSASGKGMLGYARKVFDASNVWFVLIATGISVGIIAASIDIVSDWLGDIKAGYCKNGPGGGKFYLNRSFCCWGHEEVLGGFIIRHFMGPWTLAIKSLGLPKQQRRFSPVHAEETERELTFIARKREVLSAAAAAGISVAFGAPIGGVLFSLEQLSYYFPDKAMWQSFVCAMVATVTLQALDPFRTGNIALYEVKYTRGWHRFEMIPFVILGIVGGLYGAFLIRLNMRIAKWRKTRSFSHPIIEVVVVSILSALVNYPNIFMRAQNSELVHSLFAECSAGTPDHFGLCKTGAASAGTVALLLVAAVLGFFLTTITFGLDIPAGIILPSFAIGALYGRALGTAFKIWQDSYPGFFLFGNCEPDIPCVTPGLYAIVGAASALGGATRMTVSIVVIMFELTGALTYVIPIMIAVMLSKWCGDIFGKRGIYESWIQLNEYPFLDHREDTAPPDVPAHAVMTKTDDLTVLTAVGHTVGSLRNLLQTTSYRGFPVVMEASNPVLLGYVSRNELSYALKNPTSPSGEELSSATPVFFAHQPFADPMDTLDLRPWMDQTPITLNSGTTFLIVLRMFQRLGLRYVLFVNKGFLHGLLTKKDVWSVVNDPASREGEWTSGPLGGNDTAEEIGLLQSDDALSIAPPLTPLDRRPSF